The DNA sequence GTTGGTGATTATGGTAAGGTACCAGCCACGGAGGCAGAAAAGCAGACCGTCCATTTCCTGAATGGCGCAAAGTATGTTATATTCCATCTCATTTATATGTAACACGCACACACTATACACTTGTTTAATATATTCTGATTGTAAtgttatatattacagtattagAGATAAAAGGAAGAAAAATACTTTACGTTATATTATGAAagtgaaatggaatgaagatacacatgaaaaaaaaaggaaaggaaCGTGAAGCCTTCTTTGACTCATGCCTCAAAAAATTCAAGGTTGTATTTACTCTCTATGTCTCAAACAATTAGAAGTTGTATTTAATTACATGAACTGCATGTGTGATCTTTACTGTTTTTTTCTAGGACTATTATGTCTATCAAAAGGGACTGAAGCCAGGAGAGGGGGATAGAGCTGCTAAAGAGTTCATGAGCAAGAAATTGAAGAGTATCCCTTATGAGGAAAAGAGTCGGGCTGATTTATCAGCTGAAAACGCAAGGAAAAGGGGACTGAAATCAGCTACTCGGCGTGATTTCAAGCCTCATTACTTCAACAAACGCACCTTGGATAAACTGTGTAATTATTGGGAGAGCGAAGAGTTTCAAATTAAGTCAAAAAATGGAAAAGAAGCCCGAAAGAAGATGCAACACATCCATCACAGCGGGGCCAAGTCTTTTGACGAGAGACGTGAGGTATGTTTTGCTTAACTTATCGTAGTTGATATTTATTGATTGCTATCCTGGAAAAATATTATCTTGTTTTTCTCTGTCTTATTTTGAAGATGTTCACTGCTCTGTTGAATCCTGTTTTGCGAATGTATTACAGAGTGTCCGAACTTCCTAGATAAACATTTTGTATGCTAATGAACCGTCTTAATCAGACCACTCTGATATTCTGGAATTCTGATCAAGAGTTGTTCAGTAGTCAAGCTTTATGTAATTGCTTATGTCTTGGAGCCTGTGTTCATCATCACTTATTTATTGTTCTATTTCTAGTTTTATCTTCTTCTCTGTGTACATTTTAATCATGTTGCTCTATGTCACTCTTTTTATTTCTCGTCCTACAGTATTCAATGCTGTGAACTGAAAACATTTTATTTCATCCGGTATCAATTTTGAACATAAATCACTCAATTCATTGAAGAGAAGCAATTCCCAGCTTCTGCAGTTTCTCTATCGTGGGCTTGAAATCGACTCCATTTCCAGCAGTAAAACTGTATAGATGATTGATAGAATTGAGGAAGTAGACTAAGAAAGAATTTTCTGTCATGCAAGTCCGTTGTGCATAATACTTATCAGAAAAATAGAGATTCACCTCTTTGGATAATTGTAGTTCGGATAAAGTTTCTTCACGAACTCCCCTAAATCCTGTTTATAGAATGAGTGAGCTGAGCATATGTATCTTCCTTCGGCTTCAGGCTTTTCATATGCCAATAATAATGCATCGGCAACATCACGCACATCTACATGCCACCCCATATTGTTTGCCATTTCGTTTGTCCCTTCTGTGATATCAAAAGGAGTCACGGTCAGCATTctcattattaataaatttcatgtCTATGTATCTGTTACCTTTCATAAGACGAATGAGGCTTAAGCTACCGGCATTCGTTGTGctctgaaataaattttatttgttaaacagTTTTCTTTCTTCCCTGATTCAGAAACTTCTTTTATTTAACTGATTTATACTTTATCAGCTATAAATCTGTCAACTAACCGAACAAACAGAATCGGTCTTAGGTGGTAAGAAATTTGACGTTCTCAATTTACGCAAGGGATTGTTATTGAATGGAATTGTCTTGCTCAATATTGTGGATTTCAATGTTTAGTACCCCCTCTGTTATTGAATGGAATTTTCTTGCTCAATATTGAATGCAATTCACATGTTCatggatattaaaatatattctacTTTGGCATACAGGAGCTCGAAGAAAAAAACAATAGgaaaatttctgagttggagttCATATCCCATGTGTACTGCCTTGACGATCCGAAAACTCAGAAATTGAAGGTATATTAATACTATGCTTATTAAATTGATATAGCTTGAGTTGCTTTTTCGCTgcataaattatgttataagtAAATgcacttttaattataaaagaaaatctaCATTTAAATAGATGTCCAAGTTATTGGATTTGATCTTAAATATGTAGATTAATTTGTCTATCACAAATGCAGCTCTTTTAGTTATTTAAtggattaatttttattttttcaaatattacatatttttaggaAGATATTGAAAAGGCATTGGCTTCACTACCCACAGAACCAGAGGATGAGGAGATGGCAGATCCTCCACCATCACCGAATACACTCAAAATGAATCAGCGAAGGAAGGCATTGAGCTTAATAATACAAGTGAGGCCTCCGAAAAAGGTAAAAGCTATCCTTTTCCCTCGACATTCAGTGACAGAGGTTCTCGGAGCCTATGAGGCAGCCAAGTTTGCAAGCACCCAGCCCAAACAGAATTCTACTCCATCACAGCTGTCTAATGATTCAGTGGATCTTGTCGTGGGGGTTTCAGCAGAGGTGCATCGAATGGTTCGTTCTTTAGAGATGAGTGAGGTCCCACGTAGCTTTTTAAATGAGCAGATGCATCGCCTAGCTGATGAGGCCTTTCCAGATCATGATGATCCGATGCAGCAAGAATTGTGGAGTCAGTATATGCGCTTGGCAACGGATTTTGTTGTGGATGCCCTCAAAATGAACGATAAGGTCATTTTAGAGGTAATGTTGTACATCATACTTTCTTTTTCTATACCTGCTTCATACTTTCTTTTGATTAAACGTGCTTCGTTGCTTTTCGTTGTACTTTTTGGGGAAATCTTGGCAAAAATAAGTGTTAGTGATCCGATTTAAAAGTCATAGCTGGTGCAACAGATGTGATATATTGATAGATATAGGTGATGGGTCAAGTGTGACTATGTTTGACTTTGTTTTAGTTTAGTATCCAAGGATTATAGGCTGGACCAATTCTTTGCATGCTGATTGATTTGTAGGGTTGGAATTTGATCTTGATTAGGCCATACTTGCACAGTAGACAGTAGTCCTTAAGGTCTGCTTATACTGAAtatgtttgattttgttttgaCACTTGGTTTGGTTAAGTAATGCACAGTGATCAAAATCAGCAACATAGTCCCTCCGGTTAAGTCACATTCATGGATTTTGCTCAAATTACAATAGGAGCTCTTAAAAATTTCCTGCATTTATATACTAGTTTCATTGGGGGAAATACAGTTGGTCCATATTTCTACTTAATTTTCTGCATTTCTTGCCTTTTGTCGTCGTTCATAGTTTTCTACTTAGTTTTCTTGTATTTAAGTTGCTAATTTTGATATCACTGTTTTCAGTGTTTTCTACTTAGTTTTCTTGTATTTAAGTTGCTATTTTTGATATCATTCTCTGTTGTACTGTTGTAACCACCACCAAGCAGTTATGCGCTGTACAAATATAAGCTGAAAGTTCTGATCGAGCTAATTAACTAGGCAGTTGTCTTTAACTAAAAAGACTGCAGTTTTCCATGATAGAATTGGTAACACTGAGTACAAACAACCATATAATTTGCGAAATTAAGTCTGCACTCCACCTGTGCTATAATTTTCACTAGCCTtaataaaacaaactttaaaatAGTCCTTATACTGgaaattagtttaaataatagTTTTCTCAGGCTTCAAACAAGAATATTAAAGTGATGCATAATTAATCTTCAATAATAATTGCGTGCAGGGTACTAGTATTGAAAAAGCTCCAATGGATCGCGACATCT is a window from the Daucus carota subsp. sativus chromosome 8, DH1 v3.0, whole genome shotgun sequence genome containing:
- the LOC108199022 gene encoding uncharacterized protein LOC108199022 encodes the protein MKIHMKKKGKEREAFFDSCLKKFKDYYVYQKGLKPGEGDRAAKEFMSKKLKSIPYEEKSRADLSAENARKRGLKSATRRDFKPHYFNKRTLDKLCNYWESEEFQIKSKNGKEARKKMQHIHHSGAKSFDERREELEEKNNRKISELEFISHVYCLDDPKTQKLKEDIEKALASLPTEPEDEEMADPPPSPNTLKMNQRRKALSLIIQVRPPKKVKAILFPRHSVTEVLGAYEAAKFASTQPKQNSTPSQLSNDSVDLVVGVSAEVHRMVRSLEMSEVPRSFLNEQMHRLADEAFPDHDDPMQQELWSQYMRLATDFVVDALKMNDKVILEGTSIEKAPMDRDISGNHDDEDIDEDADQFPL